One bacterium DNA window includes the following coding sequences:
- a CDS encoding 4Fe-4S dicluster domain-containing protein, which produces MAKVLMIHPDKCTGCHNCALACVFGHEGQFRPSGTRVHVYSWEREGFSVPMMCQQCDDASCAKVCPTGAMHRAAGASVVEYDRSKCIGCRMCTVACPFGNAVYDGVTGAILKCDTCNGDPECVRACPSAALEYVDDNISTRSRKKAFAAKFKAAFVEG; this is translated from the coding sequence ATGGCCAAAGTACTGATGATCCATCCCGACAAATGCACCGGCTGCCACAACTGCGCCCTTGCCTGCGTCTTCGGGCACGAGGGCCAGTTCCGGCCGAGCGGCACGCGCGTCCACGTCTACTCGTGGGAACGCGAGGGCTTCTCGGTGCCGATGATGTGCCAGCAGTGCGACGACGCGTCCTGCGCGAAGGTCTGCCCGACCGGCGCGATGCACCGCGCCGCCGGCGCGTCGGTCGTCGAGTACGACCGCTCGAAGTGCATCGGCTGCCGCATGTGCACGGTCGCCTGCCCCTTCGGCAACGCGGTCTACGACGGCGTCACCGGCGCGATCCTGAAGTGCGACACCTGCAACGGCGATCCGGAGTGCGTGCGCGCCTGTCCCAGCGCCGCGCTCGAGTACGTGGACGACAACATCTCCACGCGGTCGCGCAAGAAGGCCTTCGCCGCCAAGTTCAAGGCGGCCTTCGTGGAGGGCTGA
- a CDS encoding aldehyde ferredoxin oxidoreductase family protein, which translates to MFGWSGTVLRVNLTTGTIKKEALDRKDAELFLGARGLADKIFVDEVDPKVDPLSPENKMIYAPGPFSGTFAPSGGRFHVVTKSPLTGAIAGSNSGGSFGPELHYAGYDALIIEGKAAKPSYIWIKDDHVEIRDASHVWGKWVPDATDMLRAETDEEAKVSCIGPAGEKLGLMAVIMNEMHRAAGRSGVGAVMGSKNLKAVVVVGTGSIKVARPDAFKAAVVEGRKKLKAHPVGGAGLKAYGTDVLVNILNQIGSLPTRNFQDGYFPTADKVGGESLSKNQLVRPKGCFSCYISCGRVSKVKNPLYAGEGEGPEYEAAWSMGPDCGVDDLDVVTRSNHLCNELGLDPISVGSTIACAMEMYEKGIITKKDTGGLDLSFGSVPMIHELTKQIGLREGFGDKLSFGSYRFADSYGHPELSMTVKKQEMPAYDPRGVQGIGLEYATCNRGGCHVKGYTIAVEVLGCGATLDPRETKDKPGWVKLFQDLTAAIDASGGCIFGTFGLGGDDYAAMITALTGVTYTVEDYLKAGERIWNLERLFNLKAGFTDADDVLPTRLTKDLPVQTGPAKGHLSHVPEMLPEYYQLRGWDKHGVPTQERLRDLALA; encoded by the coding sequence ATGTTCGGCTGGAGCGGCACGGTCCTGCGCGTGAACCTGACCACCGGGACCATCAAGAAGGAAGCTCTCGACCGCAAGGACGCCGAACTGTTCCTCGGCGCGCGCGGCCTCGCCGACAAGATCTTCGTCGACGAAGTCGATCCGAAGGTCGATCCACTTTCCCCCGAGAACAAGATGATCTACGCGCCGGGGCCGTTCTCCGGCACGTTCGCCCCCTCCGGCGGCCGCTTCCACGTCGTGACGAAGAGCCCGCTGACCGGCGCGATCGCCGGCTCCAACTCCGGCGGCTCGTTCGGCCCGGAGCTCCACTACGCCGGCTACGACGCGCTGATCATCGAAGGGAAGGCGGCCAAGCCGTCCTACATCTGGATCAAGGACGACCACGTCGAGATCCGCGACGCCTCGCACGTCTGGGGCAAGTGGGTTCCCGACGCGACCGACATGCTGCGCGCCGAGACCGACGAGGAGGCGAAGGTCTCCTGCATCGGCCCCGCCGGCGAGAAGCTCGGCCTGATGGCCGTGATCATGAACGAGATGCACCGCGCGGCCGGCCGCTCCGGCGTCGGCGCGGTGATGGGCTCGAAGAACCTCAAGGCGGTCGTCGTCGTCGGCACCGGCTCGATCAAGGTCGCGCGGCCGGACGCCTTCAAGGCGGCGGTGGTCGAGGGGCGCAAGAAGCTCAAGGCGCACCCGGTCGGCGGCGCGGGCCTCAAGGCGTACGGCACCGACGTCCTCGTCAACATCCTCAACCAGATCGGCTCCCTGCCGACGCGCAACTTCCAGGACGGCTACTTCCCCACGGCCGACAAGGTCGGCGGCGAGTCGCTGAGCAAGAACCAGCTGGTGCGGCCGAAGGGCTGCTTCTCCTGCTACATCAGCTGCGGCCGCGTGAGCAAGGTCAAGAACCCGCTCTACGCCGGCGAAGGCGAGGGGCCGGAGTACGAGGCCGCCTGGTCGATGGGCCCGGACTGCGGCGTGGACGACCTCGACGTCGTGACCCGCAGCAACCACCTCTGCAACGAACTCGGCCTCGACCCGATCTCCGTCGGCTCGACGATCGCCTGCGCGATGGAGATGTACGAGAAGGGGATCATCACCAAGAAGGACACCGGCGGGCTCGACCTGAGCTTCGGTTCCGTCCCGATGATCCACGAGCTGACGAAGCAGATCGGCCTGCGCGAAGGGTTCGGCGACAAGCTCTCCTTCGGCTCCTACCGCTTCGCCGACTCCTACGGCCACCCCGAACTCTCGATGACGGTCAAGAAGCAGGAGATGCCGGCCTACGATCCGCGCGGCGTGCAGGGGATCGGCCTCGAGTACGCCACCTGCAACCGCGGCGGCTGCCACGTCAAGGGGTACACGATCGCCGTCGAGGTCCTCGGCTGCGGCGCGACCCTCGATCCGCGCGAGACGAAGGACAAGCCGGGCTGGGTGAAGCTGTTCCAGGACCTCACCGCGGCGATCGACGCCTCCGGCGGCTGCATCTTCGGCACCTTCGGCCTCGGCGGCGACGACTACGCGGCGATGATCACCGCGCTCACCGGCGTGACCTACACCGTGGAGGACTACCTCAAGGCCGGCGAGCGGATCTGGAACCTCGAGCGGCTCTTCAACCTCAAGGCCGGCTTCACCGACGCCGACGACGTCCTCCCGACGCGCCTGACGAAGGACCTGCCGGTGCAGACCGGCCCGGCCAAGGGGCACCTCAGCCACGTGCCGGAGATGCTCCCCGAGTACTACCAGCTTCGCGGTTGGGACAAGCACGGCGTCCCGACCCAGGAACGGCTGCGCGACCTCGCGCTCGCCTGA